The genomic interval CTATTAAATCTAtttcaattgaccgatttccttatatggactataactcagtaaaactTTGAATGTTAAGTTAATATTTGTCCATAAAGACTTGTGCTTGTAGACCAATGAGAACATAACTCTTCATTGATGAGGTAAACATAATTCATATCATCCAACTTCTACAGACTTGAAGGAACCAAACAAATTATTGACAGATGCCATTTTGTAATTAAAATTGAGTACACTTAAAACCCCAGTGAACCTCCATGGTAAACGAGTCAGTCAAAAGATCTACATGTGCTTTAGTGGCTGACCTTGGAGATCTTGGGGATCTTGGTGGGGTCGATTGTCCTGCTGTTCTTGGTCATAGGCACAGTGTTCCAAGTCTCGTCTCTCTGTTGCACacgctgctccctctgctgctccctttgctgttctctctgctgctgttgttgctctGGAGGACAGAGGAAACACACACAGGAAGGATAACATGTCAACAGGTTTTTAAAGACAAATCAAATAGTGCCCCAGGTTTGAGAGAATACTGTGGGGTGAGTTGACAGATGGGATAGTAGGGGAACTTTCTGACCACTGTGGGCCACTGTAGTGTCTCCGTCTGCAGGCTATGGGGAGGGAATGCCAGTGTAGCTCTAAGCCTTAGAGGATGTAGCCCATGGGCCTGGCTGACCTGGCCTTCTCTTGGTGTCCTTGGAAAGCAGCTGCTGGTGCaccttcctctgctcctcctgctcctcgaTCTTGGCCTCTTTGTGGATCTGCTCGATGGTCTTGGGGCCCTGGTCAGCTCTCCTGGACACCCAGTTGTGCTGTTGGAAAGAGCAGTGTTAGACTTGCGCAAGGAGTTCCCTCAGAGAGACAATCTGGTGTTTTTAATTACTGAACTGCGTACAACACAATTAGCCTACAGTCAAGGAGCCCCAACGGCACAGCAGTATTTTGTTGATGGCTATGCATGCAGAATTTTTTATTCTATGCTCAAATCTAACTGATTACAGTCTGTTGTTTTCTTCCTCAGAGTGAATTACTGGTCTGCTCAGGGAGCCCGTGTGAAGAACTGAAAATTAGAATTTGTTTTCTCCTATTTattgtaatacattttttttttttttttaccctcacTGGTGGGCTGAGCTGCACAGACAGCACACAACCACAAGGCTTGagtatgcgcacacacacacacacacacacacacacacacacacacacacacacactcaccaatcGGAGGTCTATCACGTCCTGCAGCATAAACCGTATCCGAGACGATGTCTTCCGTTCCTTAACAATTTTCTCCATCTGATTGAAATACTGATCCATGCGAGGCTAtgacaagaaagagagagataaagggtcATTGCAAAGTGATGTATGAATACAATATTCTCACTATTCACTCCAGTGGACAGCCAGACACTCATGTCATTTCATTCCACTCCATTTTAcaattcagtgtgatatagtaTTGCCTCAAAGTAAACTGAGCAGTTTGGGAGCAGGTACAACAAAAGCCTTTTTTCTTAGCCTATAAAACACAGACTACTAAATGTGATTTCCTGTCTCAGTGTTAAATGTGCCAGATATACACCATTACAGCATTTGTAAATATGAGGACCACAGAGAGTCTTAAAACTCTGGTAGAGCCCAAAGAGGGTGAACACTGGTACGTGTGTAGGAGTCTTTCCTTTGGCCAGCAGCAGGTTAAAACAGGTCAGACAACAGCAGGCGTGTGAGCAGTGAGATGTCTCCTCACCAACGTCCCGCCAGGCCTCAGGGGCTTCCACATACGACCAGCTGGAAGTCATTTAAGCTCCCTCCCCATGGCTCACCTTGGCCTTCTCAAAGTCCAGGTCCTTGCCGATGGTGGTGAGCAGCCTGCAAAGGCACTCCAGCGATTCCTCGTCATGGTTCTTCAGCAGCTTGACCACGCAGTCGTGCATGATGGCCTCTGTCAGCATCTTGAGCTTGAACAGCTCCCCGATGAACTTGATGTTCCCTATGGAGCGCCGGCGGGCCTTGTCCTTGGCCTCCTCCAGCTCTAACCGTAGTCTCTCTTGATCACTGGACTAGAGAGGAAATGGAGAGTAGATTGTCAGAACTAAGTAACTAGCAACAGCTAACAATGAGCCCCCACTAACTCTCCACAATACATCAGTCCCATACAATTCTCTCCTCTATATTCCCCTACTACAAGGTGACAGACAGATTAGTGAtctgggtagtgtgtgtgtgtgtggggtttagGTACCTGTGCAGAGTCAAGTTCCTTCTGTTTCCTTTCAAACACCACGTCATCCACCTTGTCCCGCTCAAACTCCTTCTGACAACGGTTGAGCAGCAGTTTGCGGAAGTTCACTGTGGTTCCGGGTTTGTCCGTCATGGGCACTTTGAGCTGGAGAATAACAGAGGTAACAAGCTATTTGGTTAGAGGTACAGAGATATAGGGGAAAGAGCAGAGTAAAGAAAAACTGAGAATTGAATGGGAGATGAGGTCTAGAAAGAGTGAAAGGGGGCAGAAATATACCGTTAGGGACATTTTGCTGAATGTTTATGGGGCTTAAGAGGCCCCATGTACAGTTTATATTTTGATGTTGACTAGCAGCATTCAGAGGAACCACAGATAATCATGTCTGAACAATAGTGAGCTGAGCTTAACATACCGTGGTGAGGCAGCGACACATGTTCCCGTAGGCCACAGAGAAGCCGGGCTCGTCGATGGCCTTCTCAAAGACCAGGTCGATGACGCCCTTGAGGCGCTCCTCCGTGTCGATGGTGAGGTCCGTCACCTGCTTCATCAGCTGGTTGAACATCTGAGGCGTCAGTTTGTTGAGGATACTGCGCACCTTCCGGAAGAGCTCCTGGCAGGGCAACAACATCATCATAATTTATTGATGTAAGAATTCACTCACTTCATTTGATCTTCGGTCTCTTGACAACTCCTTGGTCACAATATCTCTTTCCCGTGTGGAGTCACTGCTGAAGAAACTCAACATCTTGTGGTTGAGTAGGGTGTGCGTTTTTGATTtgactgtgtgggtgtgtctgggtGTAAGATGAAAGGTTTGGCTCCTACCTGTGTTATAATGACCTCAGGGTCATCTGATGGCCCCGCCCTCTTCATGCCGGGTTTCCAGGCATTCTCAGCCTTCTTCAGTTGCACCTCTTCATTCGCCGACACGTTCAGGATAATCTTCCTGGGCGGGGGCCGCCGGGCACCACTCCCCATGTTCATCATCTGCTGGAGAGTGGAGAACAACATGTCACTTCTACAGCTCGccaccaacaccacacacatcaccAAGACTTGTTTGCTGAAGTCTAATTCACAActtcccttgaatgagtatgacTTAGGGAAATTAGTAATCCCTAGTAAACAAACGAGATGCAAATAATTCCCCATGATTCATTTATCTCACTATGATACCAGCCCAGCGATGATGTTGTTCATTACTATACCAGAAGAAAtattctgtgagtgtgtgtgcgagcgacagccagagagagagcgcgagtcaGTGAGCGAGAGAGAAGTAACAAAAAGAAGAGACATTATTTGAGAAAGAGATTGGTGTTTGTGTCGGGCGGAGGGGTAGTAATTACGTGAGCCTGGGAGTGAGTGTGACTCACTGCAGCTCCGCCGCGTCCTCCACTCATCTGTCTGCCAAAGTCAGCAAAGGCCGGTGTGAAGTCAGGGCCTCGGGAGATCACCCTGGATTCTACCGCCCGGGTTGGCAGCTTGTTTTGGTTTATCTgcagagacacacagggagagagcgcGATGGACAGTGAGACAGCTGACCAGCAGGGGGAGCAGTGATCCTTTAACACTGTGGGCCTAGCCATATGGGGAGAGCAGTGGCTGTGGCCTGGTCCAGAAACAACACCCTACTAGCCCTGATTCCCTAAGCACTTCTGGAGATCTGAAAGGACGATAGGTATAATCAATATGGTGAAAGTTTTACCAAGCCTATCAGGGGGTACTACCATATTGCGTAGATCTATCACCTCCTTTCAGATCTACATGAAGTGCCTGAGGTAGGGGCTGGAATCGGGCCTACCACTGGGGCAAAAGAGACAGGTCAGACCCAGCTACTTTCAGGTCCATCCACTGTTGTCCACTGAGAGGTGGTGGATTCCCAATCCTAGTCTTAGTTCGCCACTGTGTATGCTGTTTTATGTGTATCAGCTATGCATTTGATAAATTCTGTTTAACAAATTTGGTGACTGGCGCAGTGAGTGAAGTCAGAACCACATGTGGAAGGAGGACTGAAGGGAACATTGTGAGGGAAGGGGGAGAACAACTCCAGCGCTCTCAGCTGTCATTGACTTCCCTTAGTACTCTCCTCCAGTGAACATTTTCTCAGGGAGAAAAATATGACTCCCAGGGACTGTACATCAATCGTTGCCAGTCTATTGCTCCTTTTCTGGGGCTGAATTATCAACACTGCCAAGTGTGACATAATAGCTATGTGATTTTAAACAAAACAGGATGTCTATGGGCTAGCCGCTATTGGCTCGGTCAGAGTGCAGCAGAGGGAGATGAACTTACCAGAAGCATATCATTTCATAATGAATAGTTAAAAAAATGACATTGGGCCATGTATTTACTAAAGGGATCAAATAAAGCTACCCACACCGTTTGCTCCATACAAATAACCCCTTCACTTGAGAGCTTTTTTCAAAAGCAACTTACTTTGCTAACATCTTACACTATCCATTTATAGTCCTGAATATTTTTTGTGGGGTTTAGGGCCTTGCTCACAGCTAACTCATTCTGACCACTAGGTTGAAGCTCTGCTCAGCCCACTCTTCACACACCTTGTCCAGCACAACGTCACTGATCTGAGGCAGCCCATCTGGCTTCTGTGTACAGGCAGCCATGAACTGAAAGCCCAGCAGGAAGTCCCGTTTGTACTGACGCTTCCCATTAGTCTCCAGATCTGAGGAAACAACAAGATAGAGGTGAGGAAAACAGCCCTGCTCATCTCATACTGTGCAAAGGTTGTATGACTGTTGATAGTGAAAACTAAGCGAGAGACACTACTGAATAATAACCACCCCCTACCTTCATGGAAGAGGTCTGGGGGTGCTCCAGTGGAGCCCTCATTGTCCCCAGGGGTGGCCCCGCTGTCACTGCTCTCCGTCTCCGAGGTGTGTCCTGCTCCGTTCCTCATGGGCTCAGCCTCCCCGTTTTCCTCAGGGGCTGGgggcctctcctctgcctccaggGCTGAGGGtgctgttgagggagggggagaggtgctGCAGCTCCTGGCGGGTGGCAGGGCCTGGTCTCCAGCAGCCTCTTCCAAAGGCTTGAGCTCCTCCTGGGGGATGGAGGGGAAGCAGAGGGGGTGAGATAGAGGGACAGAGCTGCCTTCACAGAGTCGGATGGGAACACTGATCATGATGGATAACTCCTTGCCAACGTACTCTGACGATAACACCATTTCAAGTCATTCATGTCTGTGTTCCACCGCCACACATGTGGAAACATTTTCCATTTgaactattccccatataatCGCTCTCCGTCTACTCTGTTTatgcttcccctcctcctcccccgcaATGAGTGAATAAGAAGGGTTCTTGCTTACCTCAGTCTCCCTCTGTTGGGCATCTCCAACAGGACTCTCTTCATTTGGTTTCTTCCAGGTCTTTGGTGCATCAGGAGCAGTCTGACATCCTGCAGCGAAAACAACAGCAAAGACATTTTAAAGTCGGCTATAGGCTAACGATTTACCCAAAATTGCACCCACTAAAAATCTATGACTAGATACTTTTACTAGCGGAAAATAGTGGCCTTCCTCTCAGAATAATCATGGTCACTCCAATCACTCCAGCTGTTAGTGTAAGCACTGTGATGAGCTCAGCACTGATCCTGTTTGAAACAGATTCTATAAACGTGGACAGTCTTAGTTGTGTCCAGCAGCAACATTTAACAGTTTATATATAGTATACACACAGGCATCCATGTGACATTCACACGGTCATCTGTACCCATGGTTATGTACATACCTGTAGTGGGACTCTTTCTGGAAAGGGCTTGTAGCTGTGGTTCAGGCTTGTTGTCTGGTGTTATGAATGCCTCTGTCCCTGCTTTGAGAGGGACGTCTTTAGTGTCGGCGGGCTTGCTGGCCTCCGCTGTGGCCTGCACTAGTGGTGGAAGGCCAGGGGGAGGTGCTGGAAAAGCAGGCGCAGGTTTGGAGGTCAGAGTGACTGGCACTACAGCGATGGGTGCGATAGAGTCCGTGACAGCAGGGGGGATCTCTGCTCTCACCTCACTGGGCACAGCCTCACTACAGTCTTCTCTGGAGGCCGGGGTTGAAGCCTGGGGctggggtggggagggagaggaatCTAGGGGGGAGGGCTCCTGGGCCTGGGTGTCCAGCTCAGCCCCAGTGTCAGCATGGCCATTCAAAGCTTTTGGGGTTAGGGTGGGGGAAGCAGCCAGGGTGTGTGGGGCTTCTGGAAGAGGCTCCACTGTGTTTGGGATCTGGGAATGAGTCGTGGGAGGCAGGGTCTTGGGCTCAGCTGCAGAGGGAGTGGGAGTAGCAGGCTCCACTGCAGAGGGCTGCTCAATGGGGTTGGGGCTGGCAACAGGACGAGGGGCAGGGATGGGCGCCACCATCACTGGGGCAGGAGAGGGAAGCTCTGTTTCTACAGGGGGAGATGGGGCAGTTACAGGTGCACTGGCCTCTCGCCACGCCATAGAAGGTTCTGGTTGTCCAATCCCGGGAGAGGAAGGCTTCCGGATAACCTGCTCCAATTTTGGCTTATCATATACTGGAAAAGCGAAGAGATAACACTGACATTAAACACAAAAGAGAAAATTATTTGTGCTCTCTTTACTGAGTCAACGTCTTGCTCAGGCCTCTGCTCTCAGAGCAGAGATGTATTGTgcctggagggtggaggggtgaggGTCAGACCTGGCCCTGGTTTGCTGTCTGCAGCCCCAGGCGTGGGCTGCTGCTGCTTGGAGGGCTCCAGGCTGTAGGCTGGGTGGGCCTGGCCTTGGCCCTGCTCCGGAGTCTGGCTGCCGCtcgactgctgctgctgctgcgatTTGAGGTAGAAAATGTGAGGATAATGAGGGTGCGGCCATAAAAACTAGCAACATGGAAAGACAGCCAAATAAGCACAAACGAGCACAAAAATAGATTTAAGCGGAAACAAGGAAACCAGTGGGTATGGTTAGAAATATTGGCAACGGAAAAGACGGGGGAAGACAAGAAGAGACGGCAGCCAAGGAAAGCAGGCAAGAGGGGAAAAAAGGAGGAGATGAAGACGCAAAACAATAAAGAGTGCAAGAGTAGGAGAGAATGATAGGGAAACGGAGGCACATAAGGTAAAACAAAGCAACAAAAAAAGGGAGTGTAAAAAGgacaagacagaaagagaggaaagacACACTGTTAACGTCCAAGGAGAGGACAAGGAGGAAGTGTCACAACAAAAGACTTCCCTCCACAAAATCCAGAACAAGAATTGTCAATTAAGATGATTGCCCTTTTCTATTAGAATGCATTCAGCAATGACTCCTTTTGTTTGAATAAATAAGAAAATCTTATTTCTGGATTCTTCATAGAGGGACAAAAAGCAGAAACGACATGTTCCATAACAACATTTACTGtactagaagagagggaggagatacaCTGATACATGTAGGTAGGTACTAGTAGGTATAGATGTGTAAGCCATAGATCTGTGTGTCCAAGATTAACATGATAACCAACTATGACCAATGAAATACAGTGTGTTAGGTCACTGTTGTAAAATAGCCATGGTGTCCTGTTACTCAAATTGAATAGCAAAGATTGTGAACCTAAGGCCAACCTAAGGCCAGGTGTTAGGTGCAGATCAGTGGGTCAGGGACAGTGGCTGAAGTCTATGTGGCTGGCTGTGTCTAATGCAGTATGGCAGAGAATGGATTAGACACAGACTGAGGAAAATGTTTCTGGTCTGGTGCATGGCTCTCTGTATGTCGTGGTGTCAAAGCCCTGGTGGCCTGGCCTAATTGCCCGCTCCTTCCTAACACCCAGCAGTTTGCCCTAAGCACAGGTTTTACACAGCCATGGATGAGAGGCTAATAGCTCAGCTCAGtgggtcagtgtgtgtatgtgtgtaagtgaGTGAGAGAGCATTAAGCCTAAGAGCAGGTAGCATGAGAGTAGATGTGTACTTACCTGcggaggggtgggggtggaggagggtCGTCCGACAGGGGGAGTTGGATTCCGGCTCCCTGTGCCCCCTGCCATGATCTCCTCTGTGATGTCCCTGCCTCCCTGATTGGGGTCACGGATACGGATCTGGGAGGACAATGACACAAAAGGAACGCCGTCTCACTAAAGCACCAGTGTCTCAGAGCAACCCTCCCCCAGCCATTTAAAACAGTGGAGCGTGTAATGTACAGGAGTACTGACTGAGTCTAAAGAAGCATTAATATATCTGTGACCAAACGTTTCAGACATTCTTATTAATCTTGTGCAAATGGAGAGAAAAAGCTTAACACTTGACTTTTTACGATATCTCATATTTCAGTAAAGGCATTTAAAAGGGTTTCTGGAAAGATAATGTATTTTCATGTGGGTCATCAAACTGAACAGCAAAATATATCCCCCGACTCCGGAATGAAGCCATTTTTAAAGTCATCACCCTTCCTTCCTTGACTTTTCAAAAATAAGTATATTTAACACACGTATGTTAGAATTTCGATATCACAAACATAATTTGTCTATTAAGCAGCTTTATGAAGCCATTTTCCCCCTCATTCATCGCCAGTCAGCCTGCGCAGCTGATGGCACATCAAACTACagttaactgccaaaataaagaaaacaccaaCAAAAGTGTCTTAATTAACAGCCactagaacagcttcaatgcaccttggcatagattctacaagtgtcgggaactctattggagggatgcaacaccattcttgCGTGAGAAATTcgataatttggtgttttgttgaaagTGGTGGAAAACGCAGTCCcagccactgctccagaatctcccataagtgttcaatccTCCAACTGTCACATGCAGGTAAGACGTATTGATTTATATAAAATGTGCAACCCAAgcagggatggtgttagacgggtgatgagctgtgcctggttttctccagacatagagcattgcattcagaccaaagagttacatttttgtctcatcagaccacagaatgtTTGCTACTCtgccataaagcccagattggtgaagtgctgtagagactgttgtccttctggcaggttctcccatctcagccaatgaACTCtatagttctgtcagagtggtcattgggttcttggtcacctccctgatcaaggtccttcttgccaggttgctcagtttggtcggacggccagctctaggtagaGTATGGGTAGTTACACTTTTTGTTCATTTCCCAATGAttgagaccactgtgctcttggaaactttcaacacgcTCAAAATGGTTTTACACCCTTCCCGAGATATGCCTCATGTCAATTCTCTCTCCCAAATCTACGAACAGTTCCTTGggcttcatggtatagtttctgctctgacatgcactgtcaactgtggtaccttatatAGCCAGGGGGGTTTCTCTCTAAATCGTGTCCAAACAGTTGAATTGGCCATATGGGCTCAAAATGGGGTCCCTTGAAACAAGCCCAGCTTTCTGGTGTTAAAGAGCTAGATTAAGGCCTGGCATATATTAAGGATAAGGCGcccaagtggcacagcagtctaaggcactgcaacttagtactacagtccctggttcgaatccaggctgaatcacatccggccgcgattgggagtcccatagggaggcacacaattggcccagcgtcgtccgggtttggccagggtaggccatcactgtaaataagaatttgttcttaaccgacttgcctagttaaataaaactatGAAGATAAACCCTGCTTCTACACAGAAAAACTATACTGGCAGCCTAGATCTAAATTAACCCATGTCATCCCTCATATACCTTCTCTGTAAAATAAATATTCTGTTTCAAAATGCAAGTTAAAAGGGCTGATGGATCCAGATATGTCTCTTCATCAGGGATCATTTTTCATATCCTCTCACAGAATGCATGTGGAAACAGAAGATGTGGTGCCTAACTGAGCACAGATGGCCTACGCTAGTGTGTGTATCCGTATGTGTAATGCTTACATACATAGGGAGCGTGTGATGTCTGTGTTGAGATGGCAGGTTGCTGAGATACTCACTGGTTTTTTCTCACGCTTGGCTGGTGGAGGTTGCTGCGGTGTAGGCACTATGATggggggtgagggggggtacACCTGCTGTCCTGGATAGAATTGAGGTCCGGGAGCTGTGTCAGGAAGGAGGAAGAAAAGCTGAGTATAGTGTGTGTCACTCGCTGTGTGTGTAGCTGAGGAACAAACTGAGTTGATGGGGTCTGTACAAGAAGATAATTGCACTAGAAAGGACAGATGTGTGCTTTGTGGAGTGAGACAGCTATTTTAAATCAGActggtggggtgtgtgtgagatatacacacacacacacacacacacacacacacatatatatatgtgtgtatgtgtgtgtgtgtgtgcttggcggAGACTCACCATACTGAGCAGGGTACTCCCCCGGCCCAGGGCCAGGATAGAATGTGCCAGACCCAGGCGGCTGCACTGAAAACGGCTGGGGCGGCCCCACATAGGGCGTACTGTGGCGATACTgtagagggagaaatggagggcaTAGAAGAATGGGTTAAAAGCCGCGTGGGGGAATAGGTAGAGGAATGCCTACTGGAgagcagcagcagcctggtcagtCAGTCCCACCTGTGGGATGTAGTACTGGGCAGCCtgtggggaggggaagggcatgGGGGCCATCATCATCATGGTGGGCTGGTTGGGGGGGTATACCGCCGCTGTGGGGTTCTGAGAGCCGGGCCGCAGAGATGGAGCGTTGGTGGGGATGGTTGGCCGCGCTGTCTGCATCTGAGCCCTCTGGAAAAACTGAGAggcgagagacacacacacagagaccgatATTACATGTGCGAGAACTTAGTCCCAGAGAAGCAAGAGAGGATCCACAACTTTCCCAACAGCAGTCTCATCATGCGTGTCCTGTGCAGTCTCTCATTTCAGCTTTGTGGACTCAGGGGCTCAGAGAGATGAAGCCAAGGAGAcctcagagacagagagcattATCTCTGAGGACCAGGTGTATGGCACTTCCACTTCAGCACACATTTCCCCAAGCAGCATAAACAAACCCACAGGACACGGGCCTGCAGGGTGAGTACTGACTCCTCCAGCTGGGTTGCCTCTGCCCTGATCAGAGAGAGATCAAGGTTGTGAAAGGTCTCAGAACACAGCGGTCTACCAGCGGCCTCCGCCTCCCAACCTGCTGTGGTGTTACAACAGGGCTTAGAGAGCACGGTTCCATGCTGCCAGAGTCAACCACCAACCAGCGCACAGCAACACCCTGTACCTACCACACATACTGTTACACGCCACACACGCTGACCTTATATGCAGCCACATTAGTTTACAATGCAGTATCCACAACTTTGAAATTTGCATAAATTGTTCATCTTCATGCTATATAGCAGCGGTTCCCAAACTATGGGTCACTAGTAAttgtgtctccctctgccatatggacacattgtaTCATATACAGAAAGAAAATGGCAGCAAAAGAGATCCACAAAGACATACTGCAGTAACTTTGATTGTAAAGTACATCAAACCACATCGACTGCGTGCACGCCTGTTCGCAAACTGTGTGGAGAtatgggatcagagcatgacaactTGCTATTTCACACCGAGGCCTGGTGGTTATCAACGGGGAGAATATTGGAAAGATTTTTAGAAATGAGAAACGAActggatgtaaaaaaaaacagactTGACTTGCCGATGTAACAGACATAGGCTATTTTGAGAACGGAATGCAAGCATGCAGGGGAAATACAAAAATGTTCTACagattttttacatgtattttttatttatctgttattttaccaggtaagttgactgagaacacgttctcatttgcagcaacgacctggggaatagttacaggggagaggagggggatgaatgagccaattgtaaactggggatgattaggtgactgtGATGGTTGAGGGCCAAGGTGTATGTGTATTCAGAGGAAATATTTCTTATACATACGCGAAACCATGCCCCCTTTCCTTGGCTGTGGAAGTTTCTAACAGACAACAGCAGAAGTGAGTGTCCCACAGGAGTGGCGACTGCTCACCTCCAACGCTTTGAAGAGCACTTTGGGACCTACTTCCCGGACTTGGACATGACATTTGACTGGGTGCAAAATCCgtttgactgtgatcctggctcagttgGCATGCCAGCAAGTGAAATCACAGCTGATTGAGCTGTCATGTGACTGAATGCTGCAGACAACGCATTCACAGGTCATTATGGAGGAGTTTTGGTTCCTGACTCAAAGGGAATACCTTGCCATTTCCCCCCGAGCATTAAAACTCATGTTACCCATCGCCAGCTCATATCTGCGTGAAGCTGGATTCTGTGATCTCGTCTGAATTAAAACCAAATATTGATCCAGGTTGGACGTGACAGCAGATATGAGGTGCGCACTGTCGACCACGTACACCGACGTGACATGCATCaagcacacccatctcattagtggtggtgaaaTAAGAGAATCAGAAATTATGTCAGACTGATTTGCAATTGACTGCCATAGCCAGCCATGGTTGGTGTCATGAGTATTTTCAAATTGGGTCATGGGCCAAAAAAGTTTGGTAACTCCTGCTACATAGCTAATGTAGACATAACTGGGGCCACAATGTAATATAAGGCTGTTTTGTGTTGTTCTGTTAAATGAGGTGAGGTTTTATTAACAATGTGGAAACAGAGCTCTTCTTCATGCGTCATAAAACACAGAATCAACATTTTTTTTCTCATGACTGCAGAAGTTATGTTTGCAGGAAACTAAATATCACAATCAATGGGCTGCTCAGTGCTGCCAAGCTTTTTCTGGGGAGCTCATAAAATGTTATGCAGCAATCAATGTACTCCAAGCAAGATGAAAGACTCCACACAACAGCTGTGGCCTACATCCTAATGACTAGAGCTCAAGGTTACCACAACCAGTTGACTCAGGTTCAATAATTCTTCAGCGATCAGATACCCTGAAGTATACACAATCGTTCTTTAAAATGCAGCTCCTTTCATAAAAATTAAACACTTTTGGAAAGAAGAAGTTAACAGTTCTAATATTCTGCATGCTGTTCATCTAAACTAAGCAAACATGGGAGACTAAGAATGGGGAAGAAGAATGAAGGGAAATGATTGAATGATTACAAAAAGACGTAGGAGAAAATGAGTGAGTGTGGTGTTCAGGCAGTATTATATTGTTAtgttgggggggagagagaggggttttcTACTGAGCATACTTTAGTTAAGATGATGGCCACTGGAGGGCTCGGGGGTTAGAGGTTAAAGGTAAGGG from Salvelinus fontinalis isolate EN_2023a chromosome 18, ASM2944872v1, whole genome shotgun sequence carries:
- the LOC129815154 gene encoding eukaryotic translation initiation factor 4 gamma 3-like isoform X7 → MSLPTKIVPKPATVAVSGPGTVPSPSSQLRATLTSVSLPPGAPGAPQSNAVPPPQIFLNMTRPRIPRVQPSLDDRIFPTQPGVTAVYSVPRHPGPPYTAHDITKGHPNLAGTPPGHAHSPALSQVSVPTASPYRYPKGWEAGGGSPYTTGQNAGSTPLVYSPQTQQMNAQPQSRPSSMPSPSPSPPVIWNHQFATGPRPTHHQFFQRAQMQTARPTIPTNAPSLRPGSQNPTAAVYPPNQPTMMMMAPMPFPSPQAAQYYIPQYRHSTPYVGPPQPFSVQPPGSGTFYPGPGPGEYPAQYAPGPQFYPGQQVYPPSPPIIVPTPQQPPPAKREKKPIRIRDPNQGGRDITEEIMAGGTGSRNPTPPVGRPSSTPTPPQFLWPHPHYPHIFYLKSQQQQQSSGSQTPEQGQGQAHPAYSLEPSKQQQPTPGAADSKPGPVYDKPKLEQVIRKPSSPGIGQPEPSMAWREASAPVTAPSPPVETELPSPAPVMVAPIPAPRPVASPNPIEQPSAVEPATPTPSAAEPKTLPPTTHSQIPNTVEPLPEAPHTLAASPTLTPKALNGHADTGAELDTQAQEPSPLDSSPSPPQPQASTPASREDCSEAVPSEVRAEIPPAVTDSIAPIAVVPVTLTSKPAPAFPAPPPGLPPLVQATAEASKPADTKDVPLKAGTEAFITPDNKPEPQLQALSRKSPTTGCQTAPDAPKTWKKPNEESPVGDAQQRETEEELKPLEEAAGDQALPPARSCSTSPPPSTAPSALEAEERPPAPEENGEAEPMRNGAGHTSETESSDSGATPGDNEGSTGAPPDLFHEDLETNGKRQYKRDFLLGFQFMAACTQKPDGLPQISDVVLDKINQNKLPTRAVESRVISRGPDFTPAFADFGRQMSGGRGGAAVSHTHSQAHQMMNMGSGARRPPPRKIILNVSANEEVQLKKAENAWKPGMKRAGPSDDPEVIITQELFRKVRSILNKLTPQMFNQLMKQVTDLTIDTEERLKGVIDLVFEKAIDEPGFSVAYGNMCRCLTTLKVPMTDKPGTTVNFRKLLLNRCQKEFERDKVDDVVFERKQKELDSAQSSDQERLRLELEEAKDKARRRSIGNIKFIGELFKLKMLTEAIMHDCVVKLLKNHDEESLECLCRLLTTIGKDLDFEKAKPRMDQYFNQMEKIVKERKTSSRIRFMLQDVIDLRLHNWVSRRADQGPKTIEQIHKEAKIEEQEEQRKVHQQLLSKDTKRRPEQQQQQREQQREQQREQRVQQRDETWNTVPMTKNSRTIDPTKIPKISKPQMDEKIQLGPRASLNWMKGSSGGAKASDSELSRSGGGGASLNRYSALQSTQSHQTTPPAQNLEYDTKRTLGSRSSAGRERSEKPLSPAPSRPGSFVRGGSAKELPESPAQSPEEPRRELESPRRPSVSEDKTEPERSSAREPVKAEPVVAQSPDRPALSEEEMERKSRAIIDEFLHINDYKEAVQCVDELDMSSQLHVFVRVGVESTLERSQITRDHMGKLLFQLVQQDILAKPQFFKGFADTLELADDMAIDIPHIWLYLAELLSPVLRDRGFSMRELFSELSKPLLPVGRAGILFSEILHILCKQMSHRKVGTLWRESGLSWSDFLPEGEDVQDFISEQKLQFTEADCSSHEAALATTALSLVVLNQQLERLLLEDMASDEQIFDWVEANLDESQMSSSPFLRALMTAVCKAAVKDESASCRVDVAIIQRRLPVLLKYLNSDTERQLQALYALQALIVTLDQPPNLLRMFFDCLYDEDVISEDAFYKWETSKDPAEELGKGVALKSVTAFFTWLREAEEESEDN